Proteins encoded in a region of the Podarcis muralis chromosome 2, rPodMur119.hap1.1, whole genome shotgun sequence genome:
- the LOC114592576 gene encoding uncharacterized protein LOC114592576 isoform X9: MQGLRGSLCFSLPPSNLHLLSSSGRMEEADPANLARMEGGRWTVDLVRLPPPTSDRSPPGASERSAGDEHDSRRSQVSSERNKHEVKGRTFQDQEERRPQEENQEENGRYEGLLMQTDHGHRIPVQKKHQKGKRTNERPLCGKTFQSKSRFNSHCRIHTEEKLCKCLVCGKSFSDSSGLKSHEKIHAGQESYKCLECGKDFNRHSYLKRHYKVHTEEKPYTCLECGKAFTSRSSLVYHKKIHTGEKPYTCFECGKAFTSSSGLAMHQKIHTGEKPFKCLECGMSFAYSSSLTLHQRIHTGEKSYKCLECGRSFAHSVSLTTHKRTHTGEKPYKCLECGKSFSQSSHLSSHKRTHTGEKPYKCFECGKSFRHSSHITVHERIHTGEKPYKCVTCGKSFSNSTSLVIHRRIHSEEKPYKCFECGKSFRHGTDLHKHQKIHRGEKPYACFECGKSFTHRSQLKCHQRIHTGVKPYTCFECGKNFTESSSLRSHHKVHTGEKPYKCLECGRRFAHGSGLTSHKRIHTGEKPYICLECGKRFAQGSALTSHKRTHTREKPYKCLECGKRFAQGSTLTYHKRTHMG, encoded by the exons ATGCAGGGCCTCAGAGGCTCCctttgcttctccctccctccctcgaaCCTGCATCTTCTGAGCTCCTCAGGAAGGATGGAAGAGGCAGATCCTGCGAACCTagcgaggatggaagggggaagatggacggttgacctggtccgGCTGCCTCCCCCAACCTCTGACCGTTCCCCTCCAGGAGCCtcagagagatctg CAGGTGATGAACACGACAGTCGTCGTTCTCAGGTCTCATCAGAAAGAAATAAGCATGAAGTCAAAGGAAGGACCTTTCAAGATCAAGAGGAAAGAAGACCACAAGAGGAAAACCAAGAAGAAAATGGGAGGTATGAAGGCCTTCTAATGCAGACTGATCACGGCCATCGAATCCCAGTCCAGAAAAAAcatcagaaggggaagagaacAAATGAGAGACCTTTATGTGGCAAAACATTCCAAAGTAAATCTAGGTTCAATTCACACTGCAGAATCCACACAGAGGAGAAACTGTGTAAATGCttggtgtgtggaaagagcttcagtgacagCTCAGGCCTAAAATCACATGAAAAAATTCACGCAGGACAGGAATCATACAAATGCCTAGAATGTGGAAAGGATTTCAATCGCCACTCATACCTTAAAAGACATTACAAAGTCCACACTGAGGAGAAACCATATACCTGTTTAGAGTGTGGAAAGGCCTTCACTAGCAGATCAAGCCTTGTATATCataaaaaaatccacacaggggagaaaccatatacctgttttgagtgtggaaaggCCTTCACTAGCAGCTCAGGCCTTGCAATGCATCaaaaaatccacacaggggagaagccgtttaaatgtttggagtgcggaATGAGCTTCGCTTACAGCTCAAGTCTTACattgcatcaaagaattcacactggggagaaatcttataaatgtttggagtgcggaAGGAGCTTTGCTCACAGTGTTAGCCTTACTACAcataagagaacccacacaggggagaaaccatataaatgcttggaatgtggaaagagcttcagccagagttCACACCTTAGTTCACATAAGAGAACTCACACTGGTGAGAAGCCGTATAAATGCtttgagtgtgggaagagcttccgtCATAGTTCACATATTACTGTGCATGAgcgaatccatacaggggaaaaaccatataaatgtgtgacatgtggaaagagctttagtaactcCACATCACTTGTTATCCACCGCAGAATCCATTCAGAAGAGAAGCCATATAAGtgctttgagtgtggaaagagcttcaggcatgGTACAGACCTTCATAAACATCAAAAAATTCACAGAGGTGAAAAACCGTATGcatgttttgagtgtggaaagagcttcactcacagaTCACAGCTTAAAtgtcatcaaagaattcacacaggggtgaaaccatatacctgttttgagtgtggaaagaacttcactgAAAGCTCAAGCCTTAGATCTCATCACAaagttcacacaggggagaaaccatataaatgtttggagtgtggaaggagATTTGCACATGGATCTGGCCTTACTTCTCataaaagaattcacacaggggagaaaccatatatatgtttggagtgtggaaagagatttGCACAGGGATCTGCCCTTACTTCTCATAAAAGAACTCACAcaagggagaaaccatataaatgtttggagtgtggaaagagatttGCACAGGGATCTACGCTTACTTATCATAAAAGAACTCACATGGGATAA
- the LOC114592576 gene encoding uncharacterized protein LOC114592576 isoform X2, giving the protein MQGLRGSLCFSLPPSNLHLLSSSGRMEEADPANLARMEGGRWTVDLVRLPPPTSDRSPPGASERSARVEGGRWTVDLVRLSPATFECSLPRPLERSAGDEHDSRRSQVSSERNKHEVKGRTFQDQEERRPQEENQEENGRYEGLLMQTDHGHRIPVQKKHQKGKRTNERPLCGKTFQSKSRFNSHCRIHTEEKLCKCLVCGKSFSDSSGLKSHEKIHAGQESYKCLECGKDFNRHSYLKRHYKVHTEEKPYTCLECGKAFTSRSSLVYHKKIHTGEKPYTCFECGKAFTSSSGLAMHQKIHTGEKPFKCLECGMSFAYSSSLTLHQRIHTGEKSYKCLECGRSFAHSVSLTTHKRTHTGEKPYKCLECGKSFSQSSHLSSHKRTHTGEKPYKCFECGKSFRHSSHITVHERIHTGEKPYKCVTCGKSFSNSTSLVIHRRIHSEEKPYKCFECGKSFRHGTDLHKHQKIHRGEKPYACFECGKSFTHRSQLKCHQRIHTGVKPYTCFECGKNFTESSSLRSHHKVHTGEKPYKCLECGRRFAHGSGLTSHKRIHTGEKPYICLECGKRFAQGSALTSHKRTHTREKPYKCLECGKRFAQGSTLTYHKRTHMG; this is encoded by the exons ATGCAGGGCCTCAGAGGCTCCctttgcttctccctccctccctcgaaCCTGCATCTTCTGAGCTCCTCAGGAAGGATGGAAGAGGCAGATCCTGCGAACCTagcgaggatggaagggggaagatggacggttgacctggtccgGCTGCCTCCCCCAACCTCTGACCGTTCCCCTCCAGGAGCCtcagagagatctg CGAGGGTGGAAGgcggaagatggacggttgacctggtcaggctgtctcccgcCACCTTTGAATGTTCCCTTCCAAGACCTTtagagagatctg CAGGTGATGAACACGACAGTCGTCGTTCTCAGGTCTCATCAGAAAGAAATAAGCATGAAGTCAAAGGAAGGACCTTTCAAGATCAAGAGGAAAGAAGACCACAAGAGGAAAACCAAGAAGAAAATGGGAGGTATGAAGGCCTTCTAATGCAGACTGATCACGGCCATCGAATCCCAGTCCAGAAAAAAcatcagaaggggaagagaacAAATGAGAGACCTTTATGTGGCAAAACATTCCAAAGTAAATCTAGGTTCAATTCACACTGCAGAATCCACACAGAGGAGAAACTGTGTAAATGCttggtgtgtggaaagagcttcagtgacagCTCAGGCCTAAAATCACATGAAAAAATTCACGCAGGACAGGAATCATACAAATGCCTAGAATGTGGAAAGGATTTCAATCGCCACTCATACCTTAAAAGACATTACAAAGTCCACACTGAGGAGAAACCATATACCTGTTTAGAGTGTGGAAAGGCCTTCACTAGCAGATCAAGCCTTGTATATCataaaaaaatccacacaggggagaaaccatatacctgttttgagtgtggaaaggCCTTCACTAGCAGCTCAGGCCTTGCAATGCATCaaaaaatccacacaggggagaagccgtttaaatgtttggagtgcggaATGAGCTTCGCTTACAGCTCAAGTCTTACattgcatcaaagaattcacactggggagaaatcttataaatgtttggagtgcggaAGGAGCTTTGCTCACAGTGTTAGCCTTACTACAcataagagaacccacacaggggagaaaccatataaatgcttggaatgtggaaagagcttcagccagagttCACACCTTAGTTCACATAAGAGAACTCACACTGGTGAGAAGCCGTATAAATGCtttgagtgtgggaagagcttccgtCATAGTTCACATATTACTGTGCATGAgcgaatccatacaggggaaaaaccatataaatgtgtgacatgtggaaagagctttagtaactcCACATCACTTGTTATCCACCGCAGAATCCATTCAGAAGAGAAGCCATATAAGtgctttgagtgtggaaagagcttcaggcatgGTACAGACCTTCATAAACATCAAAAAATTCACAGAGGTGAAAAACCGTATGcatgttttgagtgtggaaagagcttcactcacagaTCACAGCTTAAAtgtcatcaaagaattcacacaggggtgaaaccatatacctgttttgagtgtggaaagaacttcactgAAAGCTCAAGCCTTAGATCTCATCACAaagttcacacaggggagaaaccatataaatgtttggagtgtggaaggagATTTGCACATGGATCTGGCCTTACTTCTCataaaagaattcacacaggggagaaaccatatatatgtttggagtgtggaaagagatttGCACAGGGATCTGCCCTTACTTCTCATAAAAGAACTCACAcaagggagaaaccatataaatgtttggagtgtggaaagagatttGCACAGGGATCTACGCTTACTTATCATAAAAGAACTCACATGGGATAA
- the LOC114592581 gene encoding LOW QUALITY PROTEIN: uncharacterized protein LOC114592581 (The sequence of the model RefSeq protein was modified relative to this genomic sequence to represent the inferred CDS: inserted 2 bases in 1 codon): MEGGRWTVDLVRLSPASLQATSERCLPGPSETSDLARMEGGRWTVDLVRLSPTTSDCSLPGPSERSARLEGGRWTVDLVRLSPTTSDCSLPGPSERSAGDDQDNNGSRGSSERNKHEAKRTNDSPSCGKTFKGKSSLSPHCRIHSEETLCKCLVCGKSFSDSSGLKSHQRIHAGQESYQCLECGKSFKRHSNLTTHQEVHSREKPHSCSECGKSFSHRRNLTEHQKLHTGEKPYTCLDCGKTFRHSSSLPSHQKTHTGEKPYKCLECEMSFAHSSSLISHQRIHTGEKSYKCSECGTSFAHSASLTSHKRTHTGEKPYKCLECGKSFSQSSHLTSHKRTHTGEKPYKCFECGKSFSQSSHLTVHERIHKGEKPYKCVTCGKSFSNCTYLVCHRRIHTGEKPYKCFECGKSFSQVTSLHIHQKIHRGEKPYACFECGKSFTQSSSLERHQRIHTGAKPYTCFECGKNFSHSTSLTYHQRIHTGEKPYKCLDCGKRFAQGSKLTSHKRTHMGXKPYICLECGKRFGQISQLILHKRIKRKEILRCL; this comes from the exons atggaaggaggaagatggacggttgacctggtcaggctgtctcctgcatccctccaAGCAACCTCTGAGCGTTGCCTCCCAGGACCCTCAGAGacatctg ACCTAgcaaggatggaagggggaagatggacagttgacctggtcaggctgtctcccacCACCTCTGACTGTTCCCTCCCAGGACCCtcagagagatctg CGAggttggaaggaggaagatggacagttgacctggtcaggctgtctcccacCACCTCTGACTGTTCTCTCCCAGGACCCtcagagagatctg CAGGTGATGACCAGGACAATAATGGTTCTCGGGGCTCATCAGAAAGAAATAAGCATGAAGCGAAGAGAACAAATGATAGCCCTTCGTGTGGCAAAACGTTCAAAGGTAAATCGAGCCTCAGCCCACACTGCAGAATCCACTCAGAGGAGACACTGTGTAAATGCttggtgtgtggaaagagcttcagtgacagCTCAGGCCTAAAatcacatcaaagaattcacgcAGGACAGGAATCATACCAATgcctagaatgtggaaagagtttcaagcGCCACTCAAACCTTACAACACATCAGGAAGTCCACAGCAGGGAGAAACCACATAGCTGctctgagtgtggaaagagcttcagtcacaggagAAACCTTACAGAACATCAAAAacttcacacaggggagaagccgtataCCTGTTTGGACTGTGGAAAGACCTTCCGTCACAGCTCAAGCCTTCCTTCGCatcaaaaaacccacacaggggagaagccgtataaatgtttggagtgcgaAATGAGCTTCGCTCACAGCTCAAGTCTTATATCgcaccaaagaattcacacaggagagaaatctTATAAATGTTCGGAGTGCGGAACGAGCTTTGCTCACAGTGCTAGCCTTACTTCAcataagagaacccacacaggggagaaaccatataaatgcttggaatgtggaaagagcttcagccagagttCACACCTTACTTCACACAAGAGAACTCACACTGGTGAGAAGCCGTATAAATGCtttgagtgtgggaagagcttcagtcagagttcaCACCTTACTGTGCATGAGCGAATCCAtaaaggggaaaaaccatataaatgtgtgacatgtggaaagagctttagtaactgCACATACCTTGTTTGCCATCGCAGAATCCatacaggagagaagccatataagtgctttgagtgtggaaagagcttcagccaggttACAAGCCTTCATATACATCAAAAAATTCACAGAGGTGAAAAACCGTATGcatgttttgagtgtggaaagagcttcactcaaagCTCAAGCCTTGAAcgtcatcaaagaattcacacaggggcgAAACCATATAcctgttttgagtgtggaaagaacttcagtcacagCACAAGCCTTACatatcatcaaagaattcacacaggggagaaaccatataaatgtttggacTGTGGAAAGAGATTTGCACAGGGATCTAAGCTTACTTCTCATAAAAGAACTCACATGGG TAAACCATATATATGCTTGGAGTGTGGGAAAAGATTTGGTCAGATTTCACAACTCATTTTGCATAAGCGAATCAAGAGGAAAGAAATATTGAGATGCTTGTAA
- the LOC114592576 gene encoding uncharacterized protein LOC114592576 isoform X4 — protein sequence MQGLRGSLCFSLPPSNLHLLSSSGRMEEADPANLARMEGGRWTVDLVRLPPPTSDRSPPGASERSARVEGGRWTVDLVRLSPATFECSLPRPLERSGDEHDSRRSQVSSERNKHEVKGRTFQDQEERRPQEENQEENGRYEGLLMQTDHGHRIPVQKKHQKGKRTNERPLCGKTFQSKSRFNSHCRIHTEEKLCKCLVCGKSFSDSSGLKSHEKIHAGQESYKCLECGKDFNRHSYLKRHYKVHTEEKPYTCLECGKAFTSRSSLVYHKKIHTGEKPYTCFECGKAFTSSSGLAMHQKIHTGEKPFKCLECGMSFAYSSSLTLHQRIHTGEKSYKCLECGRSFAHSVSLTTHKRTHTGEKPYKCLECGKSFSQSSHLSSHKRTHTGEKPYKCFECGKSFRHSSHITVHERIHTGEKPYKCVTCGKSFSNSTSLVIHRRIHSEEKPYKCFECGKSFRHGTDLHKHQKIHRGEKPYACFECGKSFTHRSQLKCHQRIHTGVKPYTCFECGKNFTESSSLRSHHKVHTGEKPYKCLECGRRFAHGSGLTSHKRIHTGEKPYICLECGKRFAQGSALTSHKRTHTREKPYKCLECGKRFAQGSTLTYHKRTHMG from the exons ATGCAGGGCCTCAGAGGCTCCctttgcttctccctccctccctcgaaCCTGCATCTTCTGAGCTCCTCAGGAAGGATGGAAGAGGCAGATCCTGCGAACCTagcgaggatggaagggggaagatggacggttgacctggtccgGCTGCCTCCCCCAACCTCTGACCGTTCCCCTCCAGGAGCCtcagagagatctg CGAGGGTGGAAGgcggaagatggacggttgacctggtcaggctgtctcccgcCACCTTTGAATGTTCCCTTCCAAGACCTTtagagagatctg GTGATGAACACGACAGTCGTCGTTCTCAGGTCTCATCAGAAAGAAATAAGCATGAAGTCAAAGGAAGGACCTTTCAAGATCAAGAGGAAAGAAGACCACAAGAGGAAAACCAAGAAGAAAATGGGAGGTATGAAGGCCTTCTAATGCAGACTGATCACGGCCATCGAATCCCAGTCCAGAAAAAAcatcagaaggggaagagaacAAATGAGAGACCTTTATGTGGCAAAACATTCCAAAGTAAATCTAGGTTCAATTCACACTGCAGAATCCACACAGAGGAGAAACTGTGTAAATGCttggtgtgtggaaagagcttcagtgacagCTCAGGCCTAAAATCACATGAAAAAATTCACGCAGGACAGGAATCATACAAATGCCTAGAATGTGGAAAGGATTTCAATCGCCACTCATACCTTAAAAGACATTACAAAGTCCACACTGAGGAGAAACCATATACCTGTTTAGAGTGTGGAAAGGCCTTCACTAGCAGATCAAGCCTTGTATATCataaaaaaatccacacaggggagaaaccatatacctgttttgagtgtggaaaggCCTTCACTAGCAGCTCAGGCCTTGCAATGCATCaaaaaatccacacaggggagaagccgtttaaatgtttggagtgcggaATGAGCTTCGCTTACAGCTCAAGTCTTACattgcatcaaagaattcacactggggagaaatcttataaatgtttggagtgcggaAGGAGCTTTGCTCACAGTGTTAGCCTTACTACAcataagagaacccacacaggggagaaaccatataaatgcttggaatgtggaaagagcttcagccagagttCACACCTTAGTTCACATAAGAGAACTCACACTGGTGAGAAGCCGTATAAATGCtttgagtgtgggaagagcttccgtCATAGTTCACATATTACTGTGCATGAgcgaatccatacaggggaaaaaccatataaatgtgtgacatgtggaaagagctttagtaactcCACATCACTTGTTATCCACCGCAGAATCCATTCAGAAGAGAAGCCATATAAGtgctttgagtgtggaaagagcttcaggcatgGTACAGACCTTCATAAACATCAAAAAATTCACAGAGGTGAAAAACCGTATGcatgttttgagtgtggaaagagcttcactcacagaTCACAGCTTAAAtgtcatcaaagaattcacacaggggtgaaaccatatacctgttttgagtgtggaaagaacttcactgAAAGCTCAAGCCTTAGATCTCATCACAaagttcacacaggggagaaaccatataaatgtttggagtgtggaaggagATTTGCACATGGATCTGGCCTTACTTCTCataaaagaattcacacaggggagaaaccatatatatgtttggagtgtggaaagagatttGCACAGGGATCTGCCCTTACTTCTCATAAAAGAACTCACAcaagggagaaaccatataaatgtttggagtgtggaaagagatttGCACAGGGATCTACGCTTACTTATCATAAAAGAACTCACATGGGATAA